In the genome of Nycticebus coucang isolate mNycCou1 chromosome 12, mNycCou1.pri, whole genome shotgun sequence, one region contains:
- the PCED1B gene encoding PC-esterase domain-containing protein 1B isoform X2: MNPPRAKRGGRPRAMDVTVHLKSSEVQQLLHNKFVVVLGDSVQRSVYKDLVLLLQKDCLLTRGQLKAKGEMSFEQDELMEGGQLGLMHNGVTYREVRQYCSGHHLVRFYFLTRVYSEYLESVLQQLQSGEHVPDVLIMNSCLWDISRYGHDSWRRYLENLERLFQRLRQVLPESCLLVWNTTMPVGEKTTASFLPPEPEALPCNTSLKFDVVEANFHSFVEARKHDLDVLDLHFHFRHAWQHRWTDGVHWSQHVHRELSQLLLAHVADAWGVELPRYPVGKWIKQPVKRVELSSRPHRNRRPLLSSPPASAGGRHCLLGPPPLLPLPLLPPQPPPIPPHQGMPQIPFCPQDAYFSSDHTFQSDQFYYHSDVPSSAQTGFSFEADFRWGPQPHMPYFPTPCYQQRAPVVHRGFPRYLPPGPYTPWGRRPRRHSKRRVPDPSPPRPQ, translated from the exons ATGA ACCCACCCCGTGCAAAGCGAGGAGGTAGGCCGCGCGCCATGGACGTCACTGTCCACCTAAAGTCCTCTGAGGTCCAGCAGCTGCTCCACAACAAATTCGTGGTCGTCCTGGGGGACTCCGTGCAGAGGTCAGTGTACAAGGACCTGGTGCTCCTGCTGCAGAAGGACTGCCTGCTCACTCGCGGCCAGCTCAAGGCGAAGGGGGAGATGAGCTTTGAACAGGATGAGCTGATGGAGGGGGGCCAGCTGGGCCTTATGCACAACGGCGTCACCTATCGCGAGGTCCGTCAGTACTGCTCCGGCCACCACCTGGTGCGCTTCTACTTCCTCACGCGCGTGTACTCCGAGTACCTCGAGAGTGTCCTGCAACAGCTGCAGTCGGGCGAGCACGTCCCCGACGTGCTCATCATGAACTCTTGCCTCTGGGACATCTCCAGGTACGGTCACGACTCCTGGAGGCGCTACCTGGAGAACCTGGAGCGCCTGTTCCAGCGCCTGCGCCAGGTGCTGCCCGAGTCTTGCCTCCTGGTGTGGAACACGACCATGCCCGTGGGGGAGAAGACCACCGCGTCCTTCCTCCCGCCTGAGCCCGAGGCCCTGCCCTGCAACACCTCCCTGAAATTCGACGTGGTCGAAGCCAACTTCCACAGCTTCGTGGAGGCCAGGAAGCACGACCTGGACGTGCTGGACTTGCACTTCCACTTCCGGCACGCGTGGCAGCACCGCTGGACGGACGGGGTGCACTGGAGCCAGCACGTGCACCGCGAGCTCTCCCAGCTGCTGCTGGCCCACGTGGCCGACGCCTGGGGCGTGGAGCTGCCCCGCTACCCTGTGGGCAAGTGGATCAAGCAGCCTGTGAAGAGAGTTGAATTGTCCTCCAGGCCCCACAGAAATCGCCGGCCCTTACTGTCGTCCCCACCCGCCTCTGCTGGCGGACGCCACTGCCTGCTCGGGCCCCCGCCCCTGCTCCCGCTCCCGCTCCTGCCCCCACAgcctcctcccatcccccctcACCAGGGGATGCCCCAGATCCCATTCTGTCCCCAAGATGCCTATTTTTCCTCCGACCATACTTTCCAGTCTGATCAGTTCTATTACCATTCTGACGTCCCCTCATCTGCCCAGACAGGATTTTCCTTCGAAGCCGACTTTAGATGGGGTCCCCAGCCCCACATGCCCTACTTCCCCACACCCTGTTACCAGCAACGGGCCCCCGTGGTCCACAGAGGCTTTCCACGTTATCTTCCCCCTGGCCCCTACACGCCCTGGGGACGACGACCCAGAAGGCATTCAAAGAGAAGGGTCCCGGACCCCAGCCCACCCAGGCCGCAATAG
- the PCED1B gene encoding PC-esterase domain-containing protein 1B isoform X3 — MDVTVHLKSSEVQQLLHNKFVVVLGDSVQRSVYKDLVLLLQKDCLLTRGQLKAKGEMSFEQDELMEGGQLGLMHNGVTYREVRQYCSGHHLVRFYFLTRVYSEYLESVLQQLQSGEHVPDVLIMNSCLWDISRYGHDSWRRYLENLERLFQRLRQVLPESCLLVWNTTMPVGEKTTASFLPPEPEALPCNTSLKFDVVEANFHSFVEARKHDLDVLDLHFHFRHAWQHRWTDGVHWSQHVHRELSQLLLAHVADAWGVELPRYPVGKWIKQPVKRVELSSRPHRNRRPLLSSPPASAGGRHCLLGPPPLLPLPLLPPQPPPIPPHQGMPQIPFCPQDAYFSSDHTFQSDQFYYHSDVPSSAQTGFSFEADFRWGPQPHMPYFPTPCYQQRAPVVHRGFPRYLPPGPYTPWGRRPRRHSKRRVPDPSPPRPQ, encoded by the coding sequence ATGGACGTCACTGTCCACCTAAAGTCCTCTGAGGTCCAGCAGCTGCTCCACAACAAATTCGTGGTCGTCCTGGGGGACTCCGTGCAGAGGTCAGTGTACAAGGACCTGGTGCTCCTGCTGCAGAAGGACTGCCTGCTCACTCGCGGCCAGCTCAAGGCGAAGGGGGAGATGAGCTTTGAACAGGATGAGCTGATGGAGGGGGGCCAGCTGGGCCTTATGCACAACGGCGTCACCTATCGCGAGGTCCGTCAGTACTGCTCCGGCCACCACCTGGTGCGCTTCTACTTCCTCACGCGCGTGTACTCCGAGTACCTCGAGAGTGTCCTGCAACAGCTGCAGTCGGGCGAGCACGTCCCCGACGTGCTCATCATGAACTCTTGCCTCTGGGACATCTCCAGGTACGGTCACGACTCCTGGAGGCGCTACCTGGAGAACCTGGAGCGCCTGTTCCAGCGCCTGCGCCAGGTGCTGCCCGAGTCTTGCCTCCTGGTGTGGAACACGACCATGCCCGTGGGGGAGAAGACCACCGCGTCCTTCCTCCCGCCTGAGCCCGAGGCCCTGCCCTGCAACACCTCCCTGAAATTCGACGTGGTCGAAGCCAACTTCCACAGCTTCGTGGAGGCCAGGAAGCACGACCTGGACGTGCTGGACTTGCACTTCCACTTCCGGCACGCGTGGCAGCACCGCTGGACGGACGGGGTGCACTGGAGCCAGCACGTGCACCGCGAGCTCTCCCAGCTGCTGCTGGCCCACGTGGCCGACGCCTGGGGCGTGGAGCTGCCCCGCTACCCTGTGGGCAAGTGGATCAAGCAGCCTGTGAAGAGAGTTGAATTGTCCTCCAGGCCCCACAGAAATCGCCGGCCCTTACTGTCGTCCCCACCCGCCTCTGCTGGCGGACGCCACTGCCTGCTCGGGCCCCCGCCCCTGCTCCCGCTCCCGCTCCTGCCCCCACAgcctcctcccatcccccctcACCAGGGGATGCCCCAGATCCCATTCTGTCCCCAAGATGCCTATTTTTCCTCCGACCATACTTTCCAGTCTGATCAGTTCTATTACCATTCTGACGTCCCCTCATCTGCCCAGACAGGATTTTCCTTCGAAGCCGACTTTAGATGGGGTCCCCAGCCCCACATGCCCTACTTCCCCACACCCTGTTACCAGCAACGGGCCCCCGTGGTCCACAGAGGCTTTCCACGTTATCTTCCCCCTGGCCCCTACACGCCCTGGGGACGACGACCCAGAAGGCATTCAAAGAGAAGGGTCCCGGACCCCAGCCCACCCAGGCCGCAATAG
- the PCED1B gene encoding PC-esterase domain-containing protein 1B isoform X1, with the protein MPKKQSTDPPRAKRGGRPRAMDVTVHLKSSEVQQLLHNKFVVVLGDSVQRSVYKDLVLLLQKDCLLTRGQLKAKGEMSFEQDELMEGGQLGLMHNGVTYREVRQYCSGHHLVRFYFLTRVYSEYLESVLQQLQSGEHVPDVLIMNSCLWDISRYGHDSWRRYLENLERLFQRLRQVLPESCLLVWNTTMPVGEKTTASFLPPEPEALPCNTSLKFDVVEANFHSFVEARKHDLDVLDLHFHFRHAWQHRWTDGVHWSQHVHRELSQLLLAHVADAWGVELPRYPVGKWIKQPVKRVELSSRPHRNRRPLLSSPPASAGGRHCLLGPPPLLPLPLLPPQPPPIPPHQGMPQIPFCPQDAYFSSDHTFQSDQFYYHSDVPSSAQTGFSFEADFRWGPQPHMPYFPTPCYQQRAPVVHRGFPRYLPPGPYTPWGRRPRRHSKRRVPDPSPPRPQ; encoded by the exons ATGCCTAAGAAG CAATCCACAGACCCACCCCGTGCAAAGCGAGGAGGTAGGCCGCGCGCCATGGACGTCACTGTCCACCTAAAGTCCTCTGAGGTCCAGCAGCTGCTCCACAACAAATTCGTGGTCGTCCTGGGGGACTCCGTGCAGAGGTCAGTGTACAAGGACCTGGTGCTCCTGCTGCAGAAGGACTGCCTGCTCACTCGCGGCCAGCTCAAGGCGAAGGGGGAGATGAGCTTTGAACAGGATGAGCTGATGGAGGGGGGCCAGCTGGGCCTTATGCACAACGGCGTCACCTATCGCGAGGTCCGTCAGTACTGCTCCGGCCACCACCTGGTGCGCTTCTACTTCCTCACGCGCGTGTACTCCGAGTACCTCGAGAGTGTCCTGCAACAGCTGCAGTCGGGCGAGCACGTCCCCGACGTGCTCATCATGAACTCTTGCCTCTGGGACATCTCCAGGTACGGTCACGACTCCTGGAGGCGCTACCTGGAGAACCTGGAGCGCCTGTTCCAGCGCCTGCGCCAGGTGCTGCCCGAGTCTTGCCTCCTGGTGTGGAACACGACCATGCCCGTGGGGGAGAAGACCACCGCGTCCTTCCTCCCGCCTGAGCCCGAGGCCCTGCCCTGCAACACCTCCCTGAAATTCGACGTGGTCGAAGCCAACTTCCACAGCTTCGTGGAGGCCAGGAAGCACGACCTGGACGTGCTGGACTTGCACTTCCACTTCCGGCACGCGTGGCAGCACCGCTGGACGGACGGGGTGCACTGGAGCCAGCACGTGCACCGCGAGCTCTCCCAGCTGCTGCTGGCCCACGTGGCCGACGCCTGGGGCGTGGAGCTGCCCCGCTACCCTGTGGGCAAGTGGATCAAGCAGCCTGTGAAGAGAGTTGAATTGTCCTCCAGGCCCCACAGAAATCGCCGGCCCTTACTGTCGTCCCCACCCGCCTCTGCTGGCGGACGCCACTGCCTGCTCGGGCCCCCGCCCCTGCTCCCGCTCCCGCTCCTGCCCCCACAgcctcctcccatcccccctcACCAGGGGATGCCCCAGATCCCATTCTGTCCCCAAGATGCCTATTTTTCCTCCGACCATACTTTCCAGTCTGATCAGTTCTATTACCATTCTGACGTCCCCTCATCTGCCCAGACAGGATTTTCCTTCGAAGCCGACTTTAGATGGGGTCCCCAGCCCCACATGCCCTACTTCCCCACACCCTGTTACCAGCAACGGGCCCCCGTGGTCCACAGAGGCTTTCCACGTTATCTTCCCCCTGGCCCCTACACGCCCTGGGGACGACGACCCAGAAGGCATTCAAAGAGAAGGGTCCCGGACCCCAGCCCACCCAGGCCGCAATAG